The nucleotide sequence GCCGGCGCCCCAAAGTTCAAGACCCGATAATGACTTTTCTGACCTGGATCTGAGATTATGGAAAAGTATCTCTCTGTGGGGGGAGGGTTAAGCTTTTTCCCTCGAAACCTTTTGCAACATCTCTGGTTTTGGTTAAATCTGACTGTGAAGTATTTTCAGGAACATCGTTTCTGAAGAAGTTTCAAATCAATAAAGCACTATATTTTCAGagttgtctttattttcctccATATATTTGAATTGTACCCCATCTAATGACCCCGTTGGGCCGGGGGCATGACAGGGGGCGGCAGGTGGGGATAAAGCTGCAGCCCCTCGGTCCTCGTTACCAAAAAGCTTTAGAGGAGCTTTGCAGCTCATGAAGCCAGACTGTAATCTCCCAGACGCTTCACACATATGGCTTCGTGAGATCATCCACCTCGCTGGACTCGCCACCCCCCATAAACAGCCTCGCGGTATAAGGGGTCGTCACGTGGGAGATATCTGATTACACCGGCGTCCAACTTGAGTGCTCTGCAGATAtaaaaaccagaagaagaagaagggtaAGTTCGTATGAACAGAAGAATTTAAACTATATTCATAAAACTTTGCATTGCATTTGTCTtgtggaatcacactcacatcaGACGTGCACACAGTTTGGAAGTAAAATACACACCTGAgctttctgttttgaaaatcttATTTATGAAAAGGTTAAGACAAAGTGAGAAAATGCTCTTTTAATGAAGTGCAAAATTCTTTTGAGctgattttttaatttaaatatgaaactAATATTTATTCCAAGCAAATATATTAATGATATATCAGATGCTGAAACGTCAACACCAATTTTTGGATCATCTGATATTGAATGGATCATTTTTGAGGCTACAGTGTTGTTGAGCTCAACTTAAAGGTTGAAGTCCAGGGTGGGCTTTggggccttcctgtgtggagactgcatgttaTTCTCTCCCGTGACCATCTTTCTACCTGTGACCtttgaagatggatgaatgttttcagtcatgagattctttttattttcttttttcccattaaaataCTTAGATTACTTGTTTCAGTCAGATCAGTGCACCGGCTCTTTCCCTGAACCCGGTGGGAATGGAGATGAAGGATAAAACCATTGCGCCCGTAATGACTTTCCACAGTTGTATAATCCCGTCTGATATCAGCCTGATAAAAcgctgtgttgtgtttctgaGTCTTAAAGCTCGTGTACAGTGTTTCCCCGACTGGACTTCCTGGATCAGGTTTCGTCTTCTCGCCGGTGCATGTCGCCACACGTCTGCTCCAGCATAGCTCCTTAtgccgatttttttttttttttttttttttgaacactgTCCTATTTTCAGTCTGAACAAGGGTTCAGCAGCAACACGACCTCTGTGAAATGGCATTTCTAAAATGAGAGGGAAATAAATGGCGCTTACACTTTCTCAAAATGACAACAGTTATTTAAAGGGTTATTTGTCCGCTCAGCATTTATCATTCCCTGTAGCACCGGGTCGAGAAATTCTgcccctgatttttttttttaggacatCATAAATATTAGTATGAGCATAAACACATCTCTTAAAAGTCATATAGAGTTCATTCCgcacatattttatttcagtgaaactTCCATATACTTTAGATTTCTcacataaactgaaatgaaatgccTTTTTTGGTAAATTATACATATTTTTTACCTATTTAGTGAATATCAAAGCAAGTTTCTTAAAATTTCTGACGGCTCACCTGTCACATGACTGCAAAACacaaggaaaaataaaagtctttttaacgcaaaaaaaaaaaaaaatcttacatcTTGATAATTCAGGTTAGGAAAATGAAGCTGAAGTGAATAtttatttctattgttttttacCTGCAATATTTAGAGTATTttgatttttcatttaatttgactCATGTGCATTTATTAGCTAGTATCCTGGAAAATTCTTTATCTTTAAAGCAATATCTGAAAATGAACCGTCAAACTCACAATGTAACcttttatatgtatttatgaTCGTATGTATAAAtatagaaacagaaaaaagaaaaacttctgaaatatttcaatatttatatctttgtttttcatgaataaTATCCTGAAATTATAAAGGGTCAAAAGAATCGTGCAATAAACCAGTAAGTAAAAGTCAtactattaaaaaaatgctatttttgAGAAGCAGCTTTGTTCACTGATGTTGATGGATCTAACGCTGCCTCAATAAGAAGCTTTTAGAGCACAAACACTCGGGACTCAGCCCGGCTCTGTTCTGAGAGCGGTGATGGGGGCACGTCTGGGTcacgtctcctcctccctcacagaCAGTCCTCCATCACAGCCCCTCCAGTCTGGCGGGTTCACAGCGCCGGGTGGGGGGGATGCAGGCATGGGCAGGGCAGGGCAaggcggggtggggcggggtggggcCGGCTTCAGAACGGGGCGGACAGGCAGCCATTGTTTACTGACTTCAGGAGGCCCACAAAGGAAGATGATGAGTCAGAAATGTTTCCTTCGATAAAAATACACCATCAATAACAACGCCGCAGTGATGGCTGCCAAGAATGACTTCCACCGAGCGCATTGTCAAACGACCACAACGTTCCAGCCAACAGGCCTTCTCcagtgagctgcagcagtgccGGGAAGCCTCTGTTTGGATGGATTCAAATGTAAAAGGACAAGATTCCTGGGCCGCAGCTGAGAAAAGGCAGGGAGAATAAGAAGGCCTGTATGCGCGGCGCAAGAAGCCTCCATTCAGGGGCCGAGGAGCCAGGGGCTGCGCGAGGCGCTCCGGAGCGCGCTGTGGGAATTCGCCCCATTTCACATGCTAATTCCTCAAAGGGCTGAAAGAGCCGGGGAAACAGGTGTCCGAGgaagtgtgctgctgctgctgctgctgctgctgctgcgtgggAGGAGGCGGGTGTGAGGGTGCTGAATGATAACGCCGGGGCGCATTCAGATACCGCTTGTTCAGATCCATCTCTGTGACAcctagttttttttcccctctcttgtCTCATTTTCGTTGTTTAAAagtaaaggaagaaaaaaaaaaacaaacagggaaaGTTGggtgaaaactgagaaaagaaaTGATCTGCAAGTTCAAACAGTTTCAAGTTTTATTGATTCTAAAGCAATTTGTTAATAAAAAGACACCATTTAGATATAAGGAGATGATCTGAGatgaaataagaaaataaaatcgAGCATATCCACAAAGCGAGTTGCACATTTTACAAGCCCCGGACTGAATCCTTTTAAAACAGCTGTATTTGTAGAAATAGGCAGCATCCAGGGTTGGCATCAGACGTTTTCAAGGTGTGGGAGGATGATGCCTCAGCGATTCAGCCACACTAAGCCCAAACAGAATTTTATAAAATATGATTGTCAATAAAGTATCAGTCTTCTTGTGTTAGATACTTCCAAATGAATGTTTCTAGTCAGTCTCTCCATATAGTCAGTGACTATAGTGGCTGTTACACTgactttaacattttatttattacacaTACATTTAATTTGAAGCATGTGGTTCTtcaaataataattaatatatttatttttcatttcttttcaaaattcagacccacactttgaaaaccactgatgATTCAGCTGAACACTCAagcactgtttttgtttttcctttttcttttaaatgcacGAACAAATAAGCAGAACCTGCACGACTCCAAATCGTTCTGAATGACCGCTTCCTTCATCAGCCAGACACCCGGGCGGCATTCACCGACACTCAGCAGAAAGCTGAACACGGCTCCAGCTGATGAACTGCTGGAGGCCTGCTTCCAAAAGACACATTATAGTCTATAAATCTAAACATTTAAAGCTTCGGAGGACAAACGGCAAGTAAACAGGGCTCCCAAATTATACAGAATGAAACCTGCACCTTAAACAACAAACATCTCCAGTTTTATACCCACAATGGCTTCAGCAATGTGATGAACAGTCACATTTAGACTTTTACTATACAGCTTTTATTTTCCTAGGCAGTTGAATTTGCTTCATATGATTTGTAATTTGCAGCAAATGTAATTAAATTAGTGTCCACACTTAAAGTTTGGTCCAAGGCCTATGGCTtcatccatacatacatttcTCTTAAATCACGGTAAAAATGTAGATTGTATTTGTATCGTCACCGACTCCAGCTTCACTTACTTTGATGAAAGTAGATGTTTTACTTCTGCCagaaatttgacaaaaaaattcTTCTTTCACTGCTTCATTTAGTATTTTAAATCAGAACATCCACAAACCTTCATCTCAACATTCTTCATCACATGAACATAAATAGAAACTCTCTGAATTCTCATACTGAACAAAGTCAAACACTGTAAGACAAACTCGGCAGACTTAACTTAGATTATATATatagttttatatatatatgcaaTACAAATCTTTGGCTTCGTGGCACAAAACATCCCTgcacatgtgtttttttttccttcatgtgaGCTCAGTTCATGCTGCTTGTTGCTATGAGATCATCTCGGATGAGCTCAGGACGCCCCCTAGTGTTCAGGCAGCGAACAAGCCAAGACTGGAGTCTGCGGATGACAAGAGAGCAGCGAAGCAGCAAAACTACAAATCTCTGCGCTGGCAAGGCTCTGACTGGCACCGGCAAAAAGAGGaagactttaaaaacaaaggCAAAGTGCTCCGGGAGAGATCTCTTCGATTTCGAACAAAATCCCACTTCATTCCAAACGAAGCAGGACAGAAGAgcactgctttcattttctctggCTTTGCTCACGCGAGTcgccctcctctgctgctgctagaATCTGAGTTCcattaagatttaaaaaaatagactgTGTAGCCATGATAAAAGGCTGTGCTTTTTAGTGGATAAGGTGGAGGATGTAGCAGCATCCGTCGCTGCTTGACACTAAAAACATGTTGAGTGAAAGCGAAGTGAAGGCTTCTGCCTGAAGGGAAAGACtttaaaactacatttttttttttttaaccaataatTTGAggttccacttttttttttttttaatgacagtgGATTTAAAAGGGTTGGACGATTTCTTtacctttaaaataaagaaaaaaaatcttgcaaaGTTAAAGGCTATTTTCTACATTTAGGCTTGAAtttttgtcttcagcccagacATTCAAACGTTCTCCTGAAAACCTGCGTTCCTATATCGTCTTGTCCCTTAATGCGTCTCCCAAGAGGCTTTATACTTCTGCAGTGTATAAAAATACTAAAACTCTGATGCTGCAGACGTGTGAAGCCATGATAAAGGTTTATGTTGAGGCAAAGTGTGATGAGCTGTATGgaatgacgtgtgtgtgtgtgtgtgtaaactctGCACGGCTACAGGTAGGTGTCCTCTTCTCCGTTGCTCAGACTCTCTTCGGACTCCGCTATGTGTCTGAGGAGCGCCGTGCCGTCGGCCGAACCGTCGGGATCAGCCGGAGCTGGGACGCCTgccctcccgccgccgccgccgccctcgccCTCCCTGCCGTTCACGCCGTCGCGTGCGAGCGGGGAGGCCACGATGATGGTGGGTTTCTGTCTCAGGTCCTGCCGTCGCGGCGGGTCGGCGGCGATGATGGCCTTGGCGCCGTGCATCCTGGGAGGAGACTTGCACTGCAGGTCTCCGTGCGTCTCCTTCCAGCGGCGCAGCTGAGCGTAGTGTTCCTTCTCTATCTCTTTCTCGTTCACCGGTAACTCGATAACCTAAAACAAACACTTTATCAGCCCCGACATGTGAGAGGTAATGTCTGGCTTTTCAACTGAAGCATTCCAGCTGATTACAGGTTCAATATTTGCGCGCTGTGGTTCCTGCAGAGCGAGGAGGTCAGGATGTGGAAAGTCCGCCGAGCTGAGTGAGCAGTAGGCGCAGGGTCAAAGCAATAAAGATAACCGTACCTCGCGCACCAGGAAGGCCTCCTGCACGTACTGCGGCGGGATCGCCCGGAGCCGCTCCATCGTCTCGTAAGTACCCTGACAGGCCTTCAGCTTCTCCTGAGATCCCAGCATGCACTTCAGGAGCACCAGGCCCACTCGGAAGATGATCTTCACTCCTGAGAGCAGCGTGGCGTCAGGCGACATGCGGTGTTTCTCTCTTACAGGGAGGAAAGTGCGGCGGGCGGCGTCTCACCCTCACAGAGGAACATGTCCCAGATCCGGAGCACCGAGGCCCACGGCAGCGACCGGGAGAAGGCGCACATGAACCACTCCGTCATGTACATGATGGGGTCCAGCTTGTGCTTGTTTAAATGACGGTAGGCCGGGAGGGACACGCGCCGCAGCAGAGCGTGGAGGATCTGTCCATCGAGCTGGATCGCCtcctgagaggagagagagagaaagagagagagagagagagagagagagagaaagagagagagagagagaaagagagagagagagagagagagagaaagagagagagagagagaaagagagagagagagagagagagaaagagagagagagagagagagagagagagagagagagagacaacagaCTCTCTTCTATTTGTATAATCTGATTGCGTGATTATCCTGCAGCCTGGTCAACACCTCGTCTCATCAGGCTTTCAGGGTATCGGTGTCAGAGACAAGCTGCCTTAAGAGGCCAAGCGCGACCGGTTACCATGGATACCAGACAGCCAGAAACACAGAGGTTCAGACTTCATAAACCGACGACAAATGGCTGGTAATTTTCCTGtttggattttaaaatcataaaGCACTTTTAATGCAGACCCGTAGTGTTTCCTTCAGATAATTCTCTACACAGAGGACAGCATGTACACACccacacgcgcacgcgcacacacccacacgcgcacacgcacgcacacacacacacacacacacacacacacctaagcGCTGACTATATAATCTTGCTCCAGTAAAGATGTTCACAAGCAGTGACGTACCAGTCCTGTGCTGTAGTACCCAGGAAGGTATTTTTCACAAATCTGGACAAGAGCCCAAAAAGCATCCTAGAGCAAAGAAAGACAAAGTAAGTACAGATACATTTAAGGAAAAATCCATCTTCTACACTCCTTATGACCCAGCTAACTATAGGCGAGGGCAGGgtggacctgagacgggtcaccagtccatcacagagcagaaacacacagagaggagaTCTGCATGTTTCCAAGAGTTAAATGGTGATGCTGAACtgcctgtatgtgtgtgagtgtgagtgtgtgactgtctgtctgtgcttgccctgtgatggactggtgacatTCTTCAGGGTGCAACCTGCTTTTGCTCATAGTCAGCAGGGATCACATCCAGTCGCCCACAATGCTGAACTATATGAAGAAAttcctgtaattttttttttctgaacagatTCCATAAATATCAATGTAttaaatattttagtttataTCATTTAGTGGTGTGGTTTTACCTCTGCAGGCATATGCATCAGGAGAACGGCAGCAACCGGAGCCTGAGCTTGACAATATCCCTCCTCAGGCCGGTGCAGAGTGTAAGCCTTCAGCACGCGGAACAGGTCCTGCTGCCTACACGATAATACGTACAGAAAACGCGCTGCTTTTACAAACTACATGCAGCCACGTGAAGAGAACAATCCTTAAAATTTGCCCCGGGAAGTGCTTTACCCATGACCTCCTCTTGCTGCAAACATTTCATGGAAGGGGAACTGCCGGTGAAGGTCCCTCTCAATGATGTCCACCCATTTGGGATCTCCTGGCTGCTCATCCAGTTCCTAAAACACAGCATTTATTCGATTACCTCAAAATTGCAGGAagcatttttaaatgattttcccttttttaaatcacaggtCTTGTGTTTTACATCATAACACACACGTAAAACTAACAGAAGTGTGACAATACGTACATGTGTGTGAAGTAAGTACATAAGTACAGCAGTAACAGGGAAGAGGAATCCGTTCTAACCTGGAATTTTCCCTGATTTTGCTCCCTTTTCACTTTGCCCCCGGTGAGGTAGAGCCAGGCCCGGCCGCGCAGGGATGGAGGGATCCCCTTCTGACAGCGATCTTTCACCTGGAACACAATACATAGGTATAATCCTGCAGACGCCTGACTGAACACTtgatttattttagaaaaaaaatgcatgtctTCAATAAAACAGTACTTTCTTTGAACATTTCTGTTGAAATATGAGCCTTGTGTCAAATGCAGAACAATCTAATGAAGATTTCTACTTAATAAACTGACCTTCTTGTGCTTTTTTGCCATCCACTTGTCCCAGTGGTTGAGCATTTCCAGCCATTTCGCCTCCCGCTGTCTCAGCACATCAATAGGGACCTCCTCAGCTCTGTAGGAAGAGGCGACAGCACATTTAGTCAATGTTTTGTGATTTAGTGCCACCACTGCACTCGTAACATATGGAGTTTggccgctggggggggggggggggggggggactccgGCTCATCTCTTCCTTAAACATGCAGGAAGGCGGCTCTCGGCTGAAGCAGCTGAGCGCCGGCCATCGGCAGcaaaacacaaggaaaacaGGAAGCCGAGGGAGAACTTTCCCCTAGTTCAGTTCCCTTCACCTCCTACACAAAACACTACTATCTCACTTCGCTGCAGCGCCTGCTGTCATTTTGACATTACAGATGTTCTTatagtgaacacacacacttggcttAGTTTACCAGCACATAATTCAAAGAATGGCCAGCCACCTAATCTTATCTAAAAATCCCATAAAGCCTGACCATGATGGTTTGTATTgtttcttcaaaacaaaacagaagcaaCCAGTTTGGCTGCACAGCCGGAGAGGATTCATCAGTTATTGAAgtgtcaacctttttcaaaatacCAAGTCAGTTCAGTTTCTCTTTAGGGTGTATCTGAAAATGTTCTCTGCTTAGCTTCGCCAATTCCAACAGTAAATAGAAAGCAAGTGCAGATCATGAGCAAGACAGATACGACACATGGGCGAAGATGTTGCACAGGTCCAAATGTGAAAAGGCAGGTTTCCCCGTTAATGACACTAATGTTGCTTTGCTGGGACAAAGAGCTCTGTTCCAGGtaataaaatgcttttttaaattaaacaaaatattgttttatgaTCCTCATACTGCCTTGCCAGAAAACTAAAATGCCAATCAAATAGGAGCTTATTTGAGGGGCAACAATCACTAAACTGAGAATCAGCAAATAGCAAAACAATTACAAGAgctcagagacacagaggaaaTTTAAGGGTATAGGAGTCTGAGGGGCAGGTGTATGCATTCTATtcatgattaaaagaaaaagaaaaacctgtgtGGATGATACATTTCTGTGGTGCATTTCTTGTATTTCCGtaaagaaaatccaacacagAAAGAATGTTGTCTCATTTTATTTGATGCAAGATGGGAAAGCCAGAACATTGATAAccatttgtttttcctgcagggCAGGTTTCTTATCGAAACAAGCACAAAGGCACTGACCCTTCACTCAGCAGAGAAGTAGACACCTGGATATCAAACAGTGGGTAAAAATTGAATTCCTGATtggaaaacaaatttaaaaagataaatggccacacatcttttttttatgtctttttacATTTCACATGGAAAATAATGTATAGAAACTCTTGAAACAAAATGATCTTCAGTCATGTGGCTGTCAGTTGTCCCTGTCACAAATTAACTCAGCACTGTCGCACTGTGGTCGAGTCCCTGATCTGTCATATGAACCGACAGGTACTGATGGTTATGCAATGAGCACGGTATACTGTAGTAGTCAGGACTCTCAAATGACAGGAAAACTATCCCCAGTTCCAGTCCAGGCTTTGAGgcatctgtgtggagtttgcatctgTCACTGTGCATGTATGATTACTCTcacacacagcccccccccccaaaaaaaaaaaatgcatatgaAGCTAAATGGTGGCTCTAGAATTGCAAGTAAGTGtgactgtgggtgtgtgttattgtcttttttgtgtttgccCTGTAAAGTGACCTGTCCAGTTtgtggaaggatggatggatggagcttTGATTTTCAGAAGTCATACAATGATGCATTTTGAACGTAAACTGAGGTAAAtatcaaatgaaaaaatacatcTATATAGAAATGAAAAGTATGTGCAAAGTGGATCTATTATGGGCTTGGTGGTGCAGCGGTAAGACAGGTGAGCTGTAACCTGCAAACTGATGTGGTCAGAAAAATATACCATTTGAGCAAATCTTGAGCAAAATATCTCCTCacagtttaaaatgtgttgtgttgcatcaatgtgtcttcttttttttagatgGAGGATCATAATTTTCCACTTCGATTTCATTTGGAGAAAAGTGATGAGTTGAAGTGAAGAACAGTCAGAAAGTGAagatctgatgtgttttcatgacaaTGATTATTGGAGCAATACAAGCTCAGGATAAACAAACAGGTAAACAAATCTGAAGCCCCAGGTGAGTACTGACATAGGAATAAGGAATGGGAGTAGGATATATTAATACTTACAATAGCATATTTTACTGATACCATTATTTACTTTTGCATGGGAAAACTGTTAGACTGATTCcactggttaaaaaaataagcatTCCATTAAAATGCTTCATCTGCACATGGATCCACCTGCCTTATATAAGTCAGGGTCAAAGGGCACAggagtcgatcccagctgactaagAAGGAATGCCAGGCGCACCCTGGACAAGTTGTCAGTCCTTCACAGGACGaatacgaacacacacacacacctaagaGCAGTTTGCAGTAAACACTTAACCTTCAAACATGTGTGTGGACTGTGAGGGGACACAATGGAACCTGGAGGAAAAcccatgcacagggagaacatggaacctccacagagaaaacacacacaggattgCACCAGGGGAATTTACTGCTATGTAGAAGTGCCAACCACAGCACCATGAGGGCTCGTGACAAGGTCAAGAGgtgacaaataaacacaagCTGCTGAAGGACACAACAGGAGTTATATGAAAGTTATGAAGCAGACCGGCAGGGCTGTTTGAGTGAGATAAAGAATATTCTGTTGTCATATCCACACTGCCAGGCAGTTCTGAGGGCATAATGCCACACACCCTGTCGAGTTAAGGTAAGCTGTAGGGGTAAAAACAGATACTTACCCCGCTCCGGAGGTCTGCTGGGCTCCTCCTGTGAATCCATACTTATCCACCTGGTTCTCCGCAGTCACGGCACTGCCGTTCACCTCTGGGTCGGATTCGCTGCCTTTCCCATTATCTGTCAGCTTGTCCGTGCCGTCCCGCACGCCCAGTCCATTTCGCTGCTCGGTTTTGGCCATTGAAAAAACATTTATGTTCGCCCAAGCTGCCCTGACGACTCCACATTCACATAACTCCCAGATGAAGCAGAAACACTCCGCATGGAGATGAACTGCCGCGAGCTGCCGTTGCTAAGAAGATTTACCCCCGAGCTGCTAGcctgctaatgctaaaaaaacacacacacacttcagcactTCGTTTCATTTGAAACCACGCCGAGTGAGTCACATGACGAATGCCCGAGTCGCACGATAAAAAATACGCGAAGAGgataaactaaaaaaagaagtaaacacGGAGACTTGGATAGAAGTCAAAGATACGCGGCGCCAGGCGGCCAACTCCGAGGTTAACATGCTAGCATCACAGACACAGAACTgtcagctgacacacacactcactcacacacacctatcAGCCTGAATCTCTGCTGTCAGCAGGAATGTAGGTTAGCTGCATGCTACACGGAAGAGGAGCTGCCTGCCTGGATCGGATCAGATTAGTAAACAAAACATCCATGGCATCCTGCGGGTCTCTACTGCCCCCTACCGGTGGGAATCACAGGTCCGCCTCCTGCAGTGGAGCTACTAGTCTGTGTGGGgacataaaatattttttcttttttctcaatCATACATTAAGCTGAAATAACAATTTCCATGACTAAtcgtttggttttgtgaaaatgtagatGTTTTCAGCAGGTATACTCTGTGTcatgacaaagaaaaatgatAAAGCTTATATTTAAAGATTATTACGAGAAGACAGAAAATCCAAACACAGTCGAAACAAGTTTAGTATAAATACTAGattctttatttaaatattgtacatattttaaaacatatttacataaattaGACCTGCATTATTACACTGTAGACAAAGGTGTGTCGTTCATTCGCTTGCTGGAAAGAGGACAATCATACCATACAGATTGCAGAAGCACCTTTTTAAGAATGGTTTTCCAGGGGCGTACGACAGGGGCACACTTCATTTACATCAAACACCGGGCAACACGACGGGGACGAGACAAGCTTGCAATGACAGGAAAGGCCTCTGGATTACAGGTCTAGCTATTTAAGGCTGAATCTGTGCTCACTCCGCATAAGTTGAAACCTCACGCTCCTGCACGAACTCCAGTTAGATCTCTTTAAGTCAAATATAGAGCTATCTCTGCAAACATATGCAttaagaatcttttttttacaaaaataaacacaacagatgACAGGTTTTAGAAATTAACTTTGCCAAATGATAGtagcagctggaaaaaaaaaaagaaaccgaGTGGGAAGAAGAATGCAGAAAGCAGGATGTAACCGCTGCAGAGGACAGGATTTTACAACTGTTGCACTGAAAGAATTGCTTAATGAATATCAAGACAATATTGGTCTCCACCAACCCACAGGTACCTTTACAGTCGGGCTAACAGCAAACCACTCATGTATTTATATATGGCTTTCcttctttggttttcttttcttttctttttttaacaaccTCTTACACATAAGCAGTCACGTATAACTTAAACCTGGAGTATGATACAACTTTTGTTCTTAAAGgcatgaaaaatgcatttttgtcaCTCTGAACATTTCGACCGACACTTGTGGGCGTTGAACTTACAGTATTGCTGTGTGACGTTTTGTGTCAGTGTAGCATCACGATATACGCACAGAAAAAATGTCT is from Salarias fasciatus chromosome 7 unlocalized genomic scaffold, fSalaFa1.1 super_scaffold_4, whole genome shotgun sequence and encodes:
- the LOC115382454 gene encoding TBC1 domain family member 10A-like, which codes for MAKTEQRNGLGVRDGTDKLTDNGKGSESDPEVNGSAVTAENQVDKYGFTGGAQQTSGAGAEEVPIDVLRQREAKWLEMLNHWDKWMAKKHKKVKDRCQKGIPPSLRGRAWLYLTGGKVKREQNQGKFQELDEQPGDPKWVDIIERDLHRQFPFHEMFAARGGHGQQDLFRVLKAYTLHRPEEGYCQAQAPVAAVLLMHMPAEDAFWALVQICEKYLPGYYSTGLEAIQLDGQILHALLRRVSLPAYRHLNKHKLDPIMYMTEWFMCAFSRSLPWASVLRIWDMFLCEGVKIIFRVGLVLLKCMLGSQEKLKACQGTYETMERLRAIPPQYVQEAFLVREVIELPVNEKEIEKEHYAQLRRWKETHGDLQCKSPPRMHGAKAIIAADPPRRQDLRQKPTIIVASPLARDGVNGREGEGGGGGGRAGVPAPADPDGSADGTALLRHIAESEESLSNGEEDTYL